AGTTTCGTGGTGTACTCCTTTTCGATCGTCATTGGTCTTTCGTCGGTCTCGTGTCGCGTTCCGTGCGCACCGTCGGGTGGCGACGGTCCCCGTCCTCGGTGCTCAGTATATCAGTTCTCCCTCGATAAATTTCCGGGTGCGATCGTCGCTCGGGTTCTCGAACACCCGATCGGCGGGGCCGACCTCGAGAATCCGGTTCCCGAGGAGGACGGCGACCCGATCCGCGATTCGCTCGGCCTGGTTCATGTCGTGGGTCGCGACGACGACGCCGATCCCGCGGTCGCGCGCCTTGCGAACGGCGTCCTCGATGACCGACGTGTTTCGCGGATCCAGGTCGGACGTCGGTTCGTCGAGCAGGAGCAGGTCGGGATCGTACGCGAGCGCACGGGCGAACGCGACCCGCTGGGCCTCGCCGCCGGAGAGCGACGTCGCGTCCTGGTCGGCGTACTCGCGTAACCCGACGACGTCGAGCGCGTCGAGCGCGTCGCCGGTTCCGTTGGCCCGGCCGACGATACTCGCGAGTTCGTGACGAACCCGATCGGGCCACGACTGGCGAACCCGGATGCCGTACGCGGCGTTCCGGCGGACGCTCGTGTCGAAGAGGCTCGCGTCCTGGAAGACCATCCCGATCCGCCGCCGGTACTCGAGGCGTCGCTGTTCGGACACCCGCCAGACGTCGACGCCGTCGAACTCGATCGACCCGCGATCCGGGGGGTCGAAGAGTGCGAGCAATCGGAGCAGGGTGGACTTCCCGACGCCCGAGGGGCCGATGATCGCGACGACCTCGCCGGGAGTGACCGACAGGGAAACGCCCTCGAAGACGGGGTCGGTGCCGTAGCCGTGGTGCACGTCCGTCGCGTCGAGCGTCATCGGTACCCCCCGTCGTCGCTTCCGAGCCGAATCACGATCGCGTTGACGATCAGGACGAGCACGACGAGGATCCCGCCGAGGAGCAACGCGGTGTCGAACCGGCCCTGGCGGGCCTCTAGCTGGATCGCGGTCGTGAGCGTCCGCGTCTTCGAGGTGCCATTCGGGCCGGCGATGTTGCCGCCGACGATGAGGACGGACCCGACCTCGCTGATCGCGCGGCCGAACCCTGCCAGGACCGCCGTCGCGATCCCGTACCGCGCTTCCTTGATCGTTACGAGGGCGACGTCGACCCGCGTCCCGCCGACAGCGTACGCCGCGTCGCGGACGGTCTCCTCGACGCTGCTCACTGCGGCGACGCTCACCCCGGTGATAACCGGCGTCGCGAGGACGAACTGCGACATGATCATCGCCTCCGGAGTGAACACGAGGTCGAGCGAGCCGAGCGGTCCCTGGCTGGACACCAGAAACAGGACGAGGAGTCCGACGACGACGCTCGGGAACCCCATGCCGGTGTTGATGACCGAGGTGACCAGCCCCTTCCCGCGAAACTCCGCGAATCCGACGAGGAGCGCGATCGGGACGCTACAGACGGTGCTCAGCGTGACCGCGAGGAGACTGACGTACAGCGAGACGCGGACGATGCTTCGCACGTAGTTCCACTCGAAGGGGAACTCCGCGAGCGGCGACGCGATCGCAATGCCCTCGGCGAACGCCGGCACGGTCGCAATGCTTTCCGCTATCATTCCGACTCCGAATCACCGTCCGGGCTACCGCCGTCCTCCCAGTTCCACTCCTCGGGGACGTACTGTCGGAAGTTCGGGTCCTCCGACAGGGCCTCCGGGAAGAACAACTGTTCGCCCTCGACGGTGTAGTTCTCGATGATCGACTGTCCCTCGGGGCCCGTGATGTAGCCGATGTACGCCAGCGCGAGGTCGTAGTTCACGTCGTGGACGGCCGGGTTGACGGCGACGATCCCGTACGGGTTCATCAGCAGTTCCGGCCCGCCCTCGACGGGCCCCTGAACGTGAATCTCGAGGTCGATGTTGCTCTGCATCGACAGGTAGGTTCCGCGATCGGCCAGCGTGTAGGCCCCCTGCTCGTTGGCCTGGACGAGTACCTCGCCCATGCCCTGTCCGGCCTCCATGTACCACTCGCCGAAGCTCTCACGATCGAGCCCCGATTCCTCCCAGAGCGCGAGTTCCTTCGTGTGCGTCCCGGAGTTGTCGCCACGGGAGACGAACATCGACTCCGAGTCGGCGATCGCCTGGAACGCGGTCGTCACCTCCTCGCTCCCCGCGATGCCCGCCGGATCGTCGGTTCCGCCGACGACGACGAAGTCGTTGAACATGAGGTCGCGTCGGTTGACGCCGTAGCCTTCTTCCATGAACTCGTCCTCGAGCGATCGGGCGTGGACCATCACGACGTCCGAGTCCCCGTTCCGGGCGGTTTTGAGCGCTGCGCCCGTCCCCTGCGCGACGGTGTCGACGGTGACGCCGTACCGGTCCTCGAAGGGCGCGTTCAGTTCGTCGAGTAGCCCCGTGTCGTCGGTGCTCGTCGTCGTCGTCAGCGTGAGCGTCTCACCGCTGATACCCGGCCCGTCGTCGGATTCGTCGCTGGTGAGCGACGTACAGCCGGCGACTCCGATCGCGGCGGCGCTTCCGACCGCGGCCACGAACGTCCGCCGTTGTATCGACATAGATACTACGACTGACCGGACGAGCAAATAGCTTTGGGTACTCGAGCAATGACATTCGGTTGCAGGGGATCGCGTACCGAAATCGATCGGTTTCAGACACGGCGGTTTCGCACGGCGGAACGCGACGATAGTAACTGGATACGGTTACGCTCCGGGTGTCGCGATCACTGCCCGAGACGGTCCGTAGCCTTTAGGACGCGGCCCCGCGGTGAATCGAACGGTGAACCCCGATCGGATCTTCGAGGCGTTCCCCGCGCCGAGCTATCGCGGGGCCCAGGAGCAGGCCCTCCGTGACATCCGCGACGCCTTCGCTGCGGGCAACGACGTCGTGCTCGTCCGTGCGCCGACGGGAAGCGGCAAGTCCCTGCTCGCGCGGTCGATCGCGGGCTGTGCCCGGACGATCGACGAGGCCGACCCGAGCGAGGCCTCGGGGGCCTACTACACGACCCCGCAAGTGTCGCAACTCGACGACGTCGCGGCCGACGAACTGCTCGCCGATCTGAACGTCATCCGCGGGAAGTCCAACTACACCTGCATCCTGCCGGACGAACGCGACACGCCGGTCAACCAGGCCCCCTGCGTCCGCGAGCGCGGCTACGACTGTTCGGTCAAGCACCGCTGTCCGTACTTCTCCGATCGCGCGATCGCCTCTAATCGGGAAATAGCGGCGATGACGCTCGCCTATTTCATGCAGACCGCGGGCAGCGAGGTCTTTCGCAAGCGCGACGTCGTGGTCGTCGACGAGGCTCACGGGCTCGCCGAGTGGGCGGAGATGTACGCGACCATCCAGCTGGGGCCCCGAACGGTGCCCTTCTGGGACGAGTTGCGCGTCCCCGCGGTCGACAGCGTCGATCGGGCCGCCCGCTACGCGGAGGCGCTCGCCCAGCAGTGCGAGCGCCGGAAGGACGACCTCCTCGCCAGCGAGTCGCTGACGCCCGCAGAGGTGCGCGAACGCGATCGGTTGCAGGAACTCGTCGGGGAACTCGACTGGTTCGTCTCGGACTACCGCGACCCGGGGAGCCCGACGACGTGGCTGGTCGACCAGTCCGAATCCGGCTCCGACGACGCCGGCGACGACGGTGACGAACCGAAGGGCGGCCCGCTGACGATCAAGCCGATGAACCCCGAGAAGTACCTCCAGCACACGGTCTGGGACCGCGGGAACAGGTTCGCGCTGCTGTCGGCGACGATTCTCAACAAGGAGGCGTTCTGCCGACAGGTCGGCCTCGATCCCGCGGTCGTCGCGCTCGTCGACGTCCCGCACACGTTCCCCGTCGAGAACCGCCCGCTGTACGACGTCACGCAGGGGAAGATGACCTACGAGCACCGGTCGGAGACGACGCCGAAGATCGCCCGCACGATCGTCCGGATCATGCAGGCCCATCCCGACGAGAAGGGGCTGGTCCACGCCCACTCCTACGACATCCAGGAGCGACTCGCCGACCTCCTCGCCGATTTCGGCGTCGGCGATCGGGTCCGGACCCACAGCCGGGAGGACCGCGACGCCGACCTCGAGGCGTGGAAGGCGGCCGACGACCCCGACGTCTTCCTCTCGGTCAAGATGGAGGAGGCGCTGGACCTCAAGGGAGACTTCTGCCGTTGGCAGGTGCTGTGCAAGGCTCCGTTCCTCAACACGAGCGACTCCCGGGTGGCCCACCGACTCGAGGAGGGCCAGTGGGCGTGGTACTTCCGGACCGCGCTGCGGACCGTGATCCAGGGTTGTGGCCGGGTCGTTCGCGCGCCGGACGATCACGGCGCGACGTACCTCGCGGACGCGAGTCTGCTCGATCTGTTCGATCGCGCCCGGTCGGACATGCCGGACTGGTTCGCCGCGCAGGTCGATCGGATGGACGAACCGGAACTGCCGGCGTTCGAGCCGCAGGCTGCACTCGCGGACGAATCGACGTCGGGGGTGTCCACGGGCCGGGACCGGACCGATCGCGACACCGCGCCGTCGCGGGGTCGATCCGGACGAACGTCACGTTCGAGCCCGCTCGCCGACGTCTGGAACACGGACGAATAGCAGCCGAAACGCGGCGGATCGGAACTGGTTCCGAGTACTGGCATGACCTCGAATTCGATCCACCGACCGAGACAGCACTCGGCGAAAGGAACGCGCGGATAAACTATCTATCTCTCGAAACGTGTTACACAGTGTGAAACACGTTGCATTCTACAGGACATCTTGTTGCGTACCGTCGGACGTCTTGCACGGCGAGTCGCTGACGCCCGCAGCGGTGTCGGCCACGCGTCCTCGTTCGGAGTTCGGGGCGCGTCGTCCCGCCTCGCCGTCGCCGGTGTCGACGCCGCTCGATCGGCTCACTCACCTCGAACCGGGCCGTCGATCGCTACCGAGTCGATCCGGCGCGCGTTCGTCTTCCGCCACCGGTAGCGACAGGTCGCCCACTCCCGGAGTCGGGGGTTCGTACTCTCGACGGCGACGACCAGGTGGCCGCTGTCGTCGCAGGCACCGAGAAACACCGTCTCCCCGACGAGCGCGAGTCCCATCGACGGGGACTCCTCGGTGACGTACAGTTCGTAGCGGTCGAGCGAGAGCGACTGCCGGAACCGATCGGCGTAGCGCTCCGTCGCGACCTCGAACGTCGATTCGCCGAGCACGAGCGTCGTCGACGTCCCGGAGCGGATGATCGGCGCGTGGATCGTCAGGAACTGGCGATTGATGACGGGCGAGATGCCACGGAGTCTATCGCCGTTCCCCACCGCGGCCGCGAGCCGATCGGCGTACCACTCGATCGGCCGGTGTGGGTTCGTTTCGGTCGCGACCGCCAGTTCGGCCGTCCGAAACCAGTCGACCTCGAGTTCGGCGGCGCCGACGTCGACTCGGGAGAGAAACGGCTCGACCCGTTCGAGCGTCCTGAATCGTCTCCGTGTGCGCTGGTAGGATTCGAGGGCCAGTTCGCCGGTCGTGGTGGCCACGTAGCCGCCGTCGACGCGGGCCACCCAACCGCGATCGGTTAGCTCGCCCAGTGTTCGGTGGACCGTCGTCCGGGAGACGTCGGCGAACGAGACGAGGTCGGCGGGCTGGGCGGGACCGTCGGTCAGTCGATCGAGAACGTCGACGCGGGCGGGCGACCCCGAGAGATAACCGATCCCCCGGTCCTGCTCGTCGGTCATATACGTTCTCGCTCACTCGCGGCACAGTAAACAGTTTTGTCCGACGAACGGGGGTACTAATTGAACGGGAGCGAGAAACGGCGCGATCGTTGCCGAGACCGGTCAGAACAGTGACATTGCGCCCCAGGCGACCATCGAGGTCACCATGAGAACGGCGAACAGCAGCGCGATGATCTGGTTCTTGTCCATACTCGGACGAATTCGTCCCGAAGTCATGAATTTGACGACCGCCGCACGGTCGCGTCGCGACCGGCACCCCTTCTCGGCGACGATCCGAAGCGGTCGTTCCGGTGACTACCCGAACCGGGCGTCGACGACGACGTGATCCACGCCGGCGCTGTGACTCTTGACCCGGCGGCGATCGAGCACCGTGAGGTCCCGGTCGGCGTCCTCGGCCGCCCGTTCGAGTCGCTCGATCGGCCGGTCCCAGAGCCGCGGTTCGGGCGTCGCCTCGTGGTAGTGGACGACGCCGCCCGGGCGGAGTGCGGCGAGGGCGTCGTCGAGGAACGTGTAGGCCTCGTCGTCGCGCGCGCGGTCGTCCCGTTCGTCCCGATCGCGGTCCTCCTCGTCGGGCGCGTCGGCCGCGCTCCCGTAGTACCCCATCACGACCCGATCGACCGCGAGGTCGCCGGCGAGGTCCCGGCAGTCGGTCATGTAGGCATCGACCCGATCGGCCACGTCGTTGAGCATCGCGTTCTCGACGAGATAGCGGAACGCGGTCGGATTACGTTCCGTCGCCGTCACCCGCGCGCCGGCGCGGGCCATCGGGAGCGTGAAGTAGCCGATGCCGGCGAACATGTCGAAGACGTGCTCGTCCGCCGCGACGAGGTCACCCATTCGCGCCCGTTCGGCCTGGTTGCCCGGCGAGAACATCACCGTCGCGGGGTCGAGGCCGTACCGGGTGCCGTGTTCGACGTGGACGGTCTCGGTGTCCCGCTCGCCCGCGACGTGGCGGGTCCGGGGCTCGCGGTAGGTGCCCGCCGCGCCGTCGTTCGCGATCCCCTCGTCGGCCAGCACGCTGTCGGCCTCGCCGTGCAGTTCGAGCAGCGCCTCGCCGAGGTCCTCTTCGTCGGGACAGTCCTCGGGCACCGTCACGAGAACGACGGAGCCGACGACGGCCCACGAACCCGGCGCGGCCCCGATCTCGGCCTCGCTCCAGCCTCGATCGGCGAGCAGGTCCGCCAGGTCCCGCGTCCGGGGCTCGGGATCGACCTGTCGGACGACCTCAAGTACCTGCGTCTCCGTCGGCGGCTCCGTTACCGGGAGCGCGATCCGATCGGGTCCACCCTCGCGATCCCCGCGCTCACGGGTCGCTTTGTTCTCCGTCTGCTCACGGGCCCCTTGCTCCCGTTCGCACGGTTCGCGGGACCAGAGGTCCCGCGCTATTCGCGTATCCGAGGGCTTCGCTCCGCTCACCCCTCTCACCCGCCGCGAGTCGTCGTAGACGCCCTCGTCGCGCAGCGACTCGATCGCGGTCTCCGTCCGCGATTTCTCGACGATCGCGGCCAGCGGGGCGGCGTCCGGGCCGGGGAGCGACGGTTCGAGCGACTCGCTCGCGTCGGGGTCCTCAGTCATCGCTCTCGCCGTTCGCGTATGGATCGTACCGTTCCGATTCGTCGGCGTCGTCGCCCGTGTCCGGATCGGGATCGGGGAGGATGTGGAGGCCGGCACGGCTCTTCAGCACGGGAACCGTCTCGGCGTCGGGATCGAAGTAGTTGGGTCGGGAGACGGTCTCCGCCCGGTAGGTATCGGGGTCGAGGACCTGGACTGCGTGTTCGTCCTCGACGGTGACGACCGTCGTCTCGACGGCGTCGTCGCGCTCGCCGAGTTTCCGCGCGTCGGGGGCCGCGCCCTCCTCGTAGTCGGCTTCGTACCGATCGCCGGTCGTCACCCGGATCCCCTTGAGGTTCCCGTGGGCGCTCCGGACGAGGACGGGGCCGCCCTCGTCGTCGGCGAGGTCGATCACGTCGCCGGGGGTGTACGGCGGCAGGCGGACGGCGAAGGTCACCCGGTAAACCTCGTTGCCGTCCTCGTCCTCCGTGACGAGAGTCTCCGCGTCGTTCACGGTGCCGCCGAACTCCTCGACCATCTTGTTCGCGATCTTCTTCCCGATCTTGTTGGTCGAGACCTTGATGTTCAGCCCGTCGTCGACCTCGCCCATCTCGGTGACGAAGGCGTTCCGATCGCCGGTGGCCTCCATGTCGGCGACGACAGCGTTCGCGATCTCTTTCGCCCGGTCCATCTCCTCGCTCGTCGGCGTCCGATCGTCGGCGCGGATCTGGACGATGCTGGCGTAGTAGTCGCCGGCGATCCGGCCGCACCGGGTGCAGGTCTGGCGGGCGATCCTGACCGGGACCGTCACCTGCTCTTCGACCGGCGTCCCCCGCACGACCCCGGTGAAGTAGGCGTGCATCCGAATCGTGTTCTCGTCGACCTGTTCGGGTTCGACCTGCCAGGCGACGTCGTCGACGTCGACGTGGACGCCGAGCGACTCGCTGACCTCCTCGATCGCGATGTCGGTGTAATCCTCCGCGCCGACGTCCACCCACCGGTTCCCGCGGTAGACCGCGCCACACTGGGCACAGACCCGGACGTCGATCCGGTCCGGCGCGTCCACGAAGTCGAAGTCCTCGAAGTAGCACTCGTCGCAGAGTTCGACCTCGGTGCCGGGACGGAGCGGATCGGTAGCGTGCCCGCCGGCACGTTCGGCCTCGGGATCGCCGTCCGCGTCGCTGGCCGATCGATCGGGCACCGGGTCCCCACACCGGGGACAGAACGCACGCGACTCGCTCATTATCCCCGATTGGTGGCTGACGGAGTTAAACGGCCCGCTCTCGCCGTCGGGTGGCCGATCGCGATCGACTGGAGCACCTCGAGGGGGCGACGATCGATCAATAATTCTCACTCTCTGATAACTCTACACGAAACGAGGGGGTCGGATGTCGCCGATAGCCGCGTCAGACGGCGGTCTGACGGGACGAATCGAGACGTGTCAGACGAGGTTACGTAACGGGGTCTCCACGTGAAACGAAGGGGTTCGTCGCGTCGATCGGCGATCGGTCCCGTGACCGAGACGTCCGCTTCGACTCCATCGACCGATCGCGTCCGCGGGGCACACGACAGGGTACTTATTTCTCCGGAGCACCTACGAGTCGATATGGATTGGCAGCCCGACTGGGGTCTTCGCGCGCGGATGTTCCTAACGATGTTTCTGCTGTTCGCGCTGTACATCGTGTTCGCGGGCGTGATCGCCGCGTACCTGGGGGGGAGTATCGTCATCTTCGCCGTGCTGTTCGGTGGGATGTCGGTGGTGCAGTACTACTTCAGCGACACGCTCACCCTCCGGAGCATGGGCGCGAAAGAGGTCTCCCGCGATGAGTACCCGCAACTGCACGCCTCGATCGACCGACTCTCACAGCAGGCCGACCTCCCGAAACCGTCGGTGGCCGTCGTCGACTCGAAGGTACCGAACGCGTTCGCGACCGGCCGGAACCAGAAGAACGCCGCCGTCGCCGTGACGACCGGCCTCCTGCGGACCCTCGACAGCGACGAACTCGACGGGGTCCTCGCCCACGAACTCGCCCACGTCAAGAACAGGGACATGATGGTGATGACGTTCGCTTCCCTGCTCGCGACGATCGCGTTCATGGTCGTCCGCTGGGGCGCGTTCTTCGGTGGCGGTCGCAACAGACAGCAGGGCGGGGTCGTCGTCGCGATCGTCGTCTCGCTGCTGGTCTGGATCGTGAGCTAC
The nucleotide sequence above comes from Halosolutus halophilus. Encoded proteins:
- a CDS encoding helix-turn-helix transcriptional regulator, whose product is MTDEQDRGIGYLSGSPARVDVLDRLTDGPAQPADLVSFADVSRTTVHRTLGELTDRGWVARVDGGYVATTTGELALESYQRTRRRFRTLERVEPFLSRVDVGAAELEVDWFRTAELAVATETNPHRPIEWYADRLAAAVGNGDRLRGISPVINRQFLTIHAPIIRSGTSTTLVLGESTFEVATERYADRFRQSLSLDRYELYVTEESPSMGLALVGETVFLGACDDSGHLVVAVESTNPRLREWATCRYRWRKTNARRIDSVAIDGPVRGE
- a CDS encoding ABC transporter permease, which translates into the protein MIAESIATVPAFAEGIAIASPLAEFPFEWNYVRSIVRVSLYVSLLAVTLSTVCSVPIALLVGFAEFRGKGLVTSVINTGMGFPSVVVGLLVLFLVSSQGPLGSLDLVFTPEAMIMSQFVLATPVITGVSVAAVSSVEETVRDAAYAVGGTRVDVALVTIKEARYGIATAVLAGFGRAISEVGSVLIVGGNIAGPNGTSKTRTLTTAIQLEARQGRFDTALLLGGILVVLVLIVNAIVIRLGSDDGGYR
- the htpX gene encoding zinc metalloprotease HtpX — protein: MDWQPDWGLRARMFLTMFLLFALYIVFAGVIAAYLGGSIVIFAVLFGGMSVVQYYFSDTLTLRSMGAKEVSRDEYPQLHASIDRLSQQADLPKPSVAVVDSKVPNAFATGRNQKNAAVAVTTGLLRTLDSDELDGVLAHELAHVKNRDMMVMTFASLLATIAFMVVRWGAFFGGGRNRQQGGVVVAIVVSLLVWIVSYVLMRALSRYREFAADRGAATITGKPSALASALLKISGEVDKVPDEDLREEAEMNAFFIIPIKSGIVGRLFSTHPSTERRIERLRDLEREMEAF
- a CDS encoding amino acid ABC transporter ATP-binding protein, whose translation is MTLDATDVHHGYGTDPVFEGVSLSVTPGEVVAIIGPSGVGKSTLLRLLALFDPPDRGSIEFDGVDVWRVSEQRRLEYRRRIGMVFQDASLFDTSVRRNAAYGIRVRQSWPDRVRHELASIVGRANGTGDALDALDVVGLREYADQDATSLSGGEAQRVAFARALAYDPDLLLLDEPTSDLDPRNTSVIEDAVRKARDRGIGVVVATHDMNQAERIADRVAVLLGNRILEVGPADRVFENPSDDRTRKFIEGELIY
- a CDS encoding helicase C-terminal domain-containing protein produces the protein MNPDRIFEAFPAPSYRGAQEQALRDIRDAFAAGNDVVLVRAPTGSGKSLLARSIAGCARTIDEADPSEASGAYYTTPQVSQLDDVAADELLADLNVIRGKSNYTCILPDERDTPVNQAPCVRERGYDCSVKHRCPYFSDRAIASNREIAAMTLAYFMQTAGSEVFRKRDVVVVDEAHGLAEWAEMYATIQLGPRTVPFWDELRVPAVDSVDRAARYAEALAQQCERRKDDLLASESLTPAEVRERDRLQELVGELDWFVSDYRDPGSPTTWLVDQSESGSDDAGDDGDEPKGGPLTIKPMNPEKYLQHTVWDRGNRFALLSATILNKEAFCRQVGLDPAVVALVDVPHTFPVENRPLYDVTQGKMTYEHRSETTPKIARTIVRIMQAHPDEKGLVHAHSYDIQERLADLLADFGVGDRVRTHSREDRDADLEAWKAADDPDVFLSVKMEEALDLKGDFCRWQVLCKAPFLNTSDSRVAHRLEEGQWAWYFRTALRTVIQGCGRVVRAPDDHGATYLADASLLDLFDRARSDMPDWFAAQVDRMDEPELPAFEPQAALADESTSGVSTGRDRTDRDTAPSRGRSGRTSRSSPLADVWNTDE
- a CDS encoding 60S ribosomal export protein NMD3, which gives rise to MSESRAFCPRCGDPVPDRSASDADGDPEAERAGGHATDPLRPGTEVELCDECYFEDFDFVDAPDRIDVRVCAQCGAVYRGNRWVDVGAEDYTDIAIEEVSESLGVHVDVDDVAWQVEPEQVDENTIRMHAYFTGVVRGTPVEEQVTVPVRIARQTCTRCGRIAGDYYASIVQIRADDRTPTSEEMDRAKEIANAVVADMEATGDRNAFVTEMGEVDDGLNIKVSTNKIGKKIANKMVEEFGGTVNDAETLVTEDEDGNEVYRVTFAVRLPPYTPGDVIDLADDEGGPVLVRSAHGNLKGIRVTTGDRYEADYEEGAAPDARKLGERDDAVETTVVTVEDEHAVQVLDPDTYRAETVSRPNYFDPDAETVPVLKSRAGLHILPDPDPDTGDDADESERYDPYANGESDD
- a CDS encoding class I SAM-dependent methyltransferase, encoding MTEDPDASESLEPSLPGPDAAPLAAIVEKSRTETAIESLRDEGVYDDSRRVRGVSGAKPSDTRIARDLWSREPCEREQGAREQTENKATRERGDREGGPDRIALPVTEPPTETQVLEVVRQVDPEPRTRDLADLLADRGWSEAEIGAAPGSWAVVGSVVLVTVPEDCPDEEDLGEALLELHGEADSVLADEGIANDGAAGTYREPRTRHVAGERDTETVHVEHGTRYGLDPATVMFSPGNQAERARMGDLVAADEHVFDMFAGIGYFTLPMARAGARVTATERNPTAFRYLVENAMLNDVADRVDAYMTDCRDLAGDLAVDRVVMGYYGSAADAPDEEDRDRDERDDRARDDEAYTFLDDALAALRPGGVVHYHEATPEPRLWDRPIERLERAAEDADRDLTVLDRRRVKSHSAGVDHVVVDARFG
- a CDS encoding substrate-binding domain-containing protein — protein: MSIQRRTFVAAVGSAAAIGVAGCTSLTSDESDDGPGISGETLTLTTTTSTDDTGLLDELNAPFEDRYGVTVDTVAQGTGAALKTARNGDSDVVMVHARSLEDEFMEEGYGVNRRDLMFNDFVVVGGTDDPAGIAGSEEVTTAFQAIADSESMFVSRGDNSGTHTKELALWEESGLDRESFGEWYMEAGQGMGEVLVQANEQGAYTLADRGTYLSMQSNIDLEIHVQGPVEGGPELLMNPYGIVAVNPAVHDVNYDLALAYIGYITGPEGQSIIENYTVEGEQLFFPEALSEDPNFRQYVPEEWNWEDGGSPDGDSESE